The sequence ATGAATATCGATTTTATATAAATAACTCTTATAGTTTGAGCCGGCAGGTCAATCCTGCTTTTGTCCTTTTGCTCAACCTTGCATAGATCCGGCAAAGTCTCCACCGTTTTTAAGGCAGCAAGTGCAATCTTAACCAGGCAGTTAATGTGTCTATTTTTCTCCCAAATGTACCGGCACCGGTTTTACAAAACTGCTGTATCTAATACTAAATGTAATATCAAGCGGACATGTTTATTTAAGACAGTTTTTCCGATCCAGTCATGTGTGTGGCTTTTAGTATCGGTTCGAAATCTTTTAATGCTTTTTCACTCAGCATGTTCAGTTTTTTTGCCACTTTTGGTTCGAAAAGGACATAGATACCCTTTGATTCGGTGCAAAGAACACCTTCTTCGTTGTATATCCTGCCCTGCATCACGGCTTGCCTTTCGCTCTTCTTTTCAAAAACATTCCCCGCGATTTTAAGCTCCATTCCATGGTATACGGGTTTGATAAAATCTATCGTCATGGATTTGGTTAGAATCATTTTTTTTAACAGATAGATGGCTGACCAGCTCATAATTTCATCCAGCATGGTGGATAATATGCCGCCATGAACCAGGTTGTCCCAGCCGACCAGATGATCAGGCACCTTCACCCATGAAAACACGGACTTGTCATCAGAAAAGAATTTCATCCTCAGCCCGCTGGGATTTGCCGGACCGCACCCGAAACACATATGATCATCGCGATTATGAAGCTGTTTGATTCCAGTTTTGATATGATTGTCCACGTTTTTCCTCCGTCATGCTTCAATGGATTGTAAAATCTTTGCCGCTGAAAACGGGATGCCCGATATATAGGCGCAAGACCAGGGCGGCCCAACCTCGAAATTGGGCGCATGGGGAGGTTTTGAAGCCCCCTGCTACATGTCGAACCGTTCAATAATTATCTCAAATAATCTATTATGATAAAAAACGGGTAAAAATGCAAGGTTATATCGCAGTCGAATTAAAATACTGTTGCAGAATGGGTGGCGTTGATTTAAACATCAGGATTATTTTAAAAAGTTTAGCTTTGCAATAGAACATAATGGATTTAAGGCCTCAAGGGTAAGAACCGGAAAGGTTTTGACACCATTTCAGCTTATTATTCATCCCTCTGAAACACAGGAGAAATTCATGAAAAAACTAAACGGGCAGCAAAAAAAATATTTAAGGGGGCTTGCACACAACCTAAAACCGGTGGTCTTGATCGGGCAGAGCGGTTTACCCGGCCCTGTGATAAAGGCCATCGATGAGGCACTGGTTGCTCATGAACTGATTAAAATTAAGTGTAATGCACATAAGGAAAAAGAAAGTAAAAAAGATATGGCGATGACCATTGAAAACAGTACACATTCCCAACTGGTAGGGATTGTGGGTCATACCATCATTTTTTTCAGACAGAACATTGATCCGGAAAAACAGAAAATTCATTTTCCCCAACGGTCTGACAATGATTAGAATCTCTTGCTGAGATGGAAACCAGTAAAGATTAAGAGGGTGCGCTGAGGCCTTGGCAAAATGGTAATTTTCCTGTCACCGATACAACGTTTTTAATTTTATCATTTTATTCCGCACCTGTTCCTTCAGAGTATCGATTGCAAGGTCCTTAAATGACGCGTAAGGAATCGGTTTGCCGAAAATGACTGAAACGGTTTGCGGATGCAAGTGCCAGCTGTTCTTATTGTTAAATTCATACAACCCGTTAAACGCGAAGGGAAGAATATCCGCCTTGGCTTCTCTGGCAAGGTGAAACGGGCCTTTTTTAAACGATCCGATTTTTCCTGTCAGCGTGCGGTGACCTTCCGGAAGAATTATAATGGATGTACCGGATTTAATCACCTGTTTTGCTTTTTCCAGAGCTTTGACTGCCTCGGTGATATTTTTCCGCTGTATGGGAATGTTACCCCATTTCCGTGTTAAATATCCAAACAAAGGTAAAGAAAAATGGGATGCTGCCTCCACACCCACCCAGTACTTCGGAAAAGCTGCGGGTAATGTAAAAATATCAAAAAGACTTTCATGATTTCCCATGAATATGTATGAATGGTTTGGGTCAACATTTTCAACCCCAAGGGTTCTCAAATTCACACCCATGATCAGCAGTTGCATTCTCGCCATGATACGAATAGCCGGATAGATTGTTTTGGTAGAGAACAGGATCATACCGAAAACAATGATGCAAAATATTACCATAAAAAATAATGCCCCTATTGCCCAGAGTAACGCTGAAATAATCGATCTCACGAGAAGTACCTCACACGCCCCGATAAAATGGTGACCTGTGTCGGTGTGGCCCCGAAAATTTCTCCGTCCGGGAGCAGTGTTTTTCCTGGTGTGGTGCGAATAGATACGGTTTTTGCCTGGTAAAATAATACGGCAGGATTCTCGCCATGGGTTCCCTTAAATATCTTGGGAAATGTGGATATCAGGTTGGTTCTGCTTAGGGGTGACAATACCACCACGTCGAAAAGACCGTCATCGATTTTTGCCCCGGGTGCCATCAGCATTTTGCCACCGGTAAATCTTGAATTGCAGATTTCCACAAAACAGTTTTTTGCTGAAATGTTTTGGCCATCTATTTCCATTTCCAGGGAGTGGAATTTCAAGTTCATGGTGCGGTACAGTACGCCGATGATATAACTCAGATCGCCTGTCCATCCAAACCGTGCGGCTGTTTGGGCCACGTCGGTAACAAATCCCAACCCCATCAAATTAACAAAAAAATACACATCTTCACCCTGGGTAAAGCGGCACACATCGACCGCCATTGTGGTCCCACGGCAAAGAGCCGCAAATCCGTCTTCTTCGGTAAAAATCTCAAGATCCCTGGCAAATGAGTTTCCGCGTCCGGCCGGGATGATTCCCAGCGACGGCAACTCAGTGTCATGGTGGTATTTAAGCAACCCGTTCAATAAATGGTAGTTCGTTCCGTCCCCGCCCACACTAACAATTCCGTCATATTCCGCTAAAGATATGTGTTTCATTATTTCAGCGGCATGACCGTGGTACTGGGTGACAAACACATTAAACCGAATATTGGCTTCTTTCAGCCGTTTTTCAGCTAACTTCATCAAATTTTTGGCTTTTTTCGCGCCTATCCGCGGATTGAGGACCAATGCAATTTTCATGGGTTATGCATCTCGACAAAGAATCCGGAGCCTCATATTCACTTTAACCGAGGGTTTCCTTTTCAATAAGAAGTTGAGCATAGTTTGGACTTCAATCTTTTCAGATCTCAAAATTACTTTAAAGCTTGCCAGCCCCTAAGGACTGAGCTGTGGTGCCGTTACTCCCTTTTACTGATAAAAAATGGATTCTATCATTATGGTTTTGGGAAAGCAAGTAACCGCCATGATCTTTTTTACTAAGTCGTTTATATATCATTTGGGTATTACAACATTCTGTATAACTCTGATACTGGCAAGATGGCTTATGAATTCAAAAGGCCGGTTTTTATAGGGCACTCTCAATATATTACCCGTCTGAATTTTCTTGACATTAAGAGGTGTCCCATAATATTTAAACTTTAATATGGTCCTCACCTAAAGCTTAATCTCACTTTTACAATTACTTTCCTTTATTTTGGCAATTTCTATCCATCGTTGAATCGATGCTCAACTTCTAAATGCTCTTCCCTCTTAAAGATACTGGTTTTTTCTTATATAACCTATAACTTATGTAAAGATTAATATGGAGAAACCCCTCAAAATGTGCCAGCCTTGCTCCTAACAGGACGTTTGTTCTGTTGGGAGCTAAATCACTTCTACAAAAAACCAAATCCAGAGAAATCAGCCACAGATCTTCACTAAATTATTGTATCAAAGAGTCTGTCGCATTGCCAAAGCAACTAAAATTCAAAAGATAAGGAAGTGATATAGCTTTTGGTCTTTAGGGCTGAATATTACAATTTCTTAGAAAACAAGGAGGCTACACTATGAAAAGGGGCGATGGACCCCATTGTATGGACAGCCTGAGCAGAGAGTTAAGCTTTTAATCAGCAGGTTGAAAGAGGAGGCATCAGGCAGCCTCTGCAAATGGATGAGGAAGGTTGTAATAAACTTCATCCGGTGTCAGATTGTCAAGGGCCTGGTGAGAACGTTCCTGGTTGTAAAACCTAAACCATTCCTTGAGTCCGTTTCGTAATTGCATGCCATGATCGAAAGCATGCAGGTAAAGATAGTGATACTTAACCGTCCACCACAGGCGTTCAATGAAAATATTGTCTTGGACACGGCCTCTGCCGTCCATGCTGATTTTGATATTCTGATGTTTTAAAACATCGGTAAAAGCACTGCTGGTAAACTGGGCTCCTTGATCCGTGTTGAAGATTTCAGGTGCACCGAATCGATGAATAGCTTCTTCCAAAGCCTCAACACAAAAGTCAGCATCCAGGGTATTGGAGACACGCCAGGATAAGACTTTACGGCTGTTCCAGTCCATGACAGCCACAAGATACATAAAACCACGGCTCATGGGAACATAGGTGATATCTGCCGCCCACACTTGATTTGGGCGGTTAATATTTAAGTTTCTAAGGAGATAGGGATATACCTTGTGAGCCGGATGTGGGCGACTGGTCCTGGGTTTTGGATAAATAGCTTCAAGGCCCATGAGGCGCATCAGCCGCTGAACACGCTTGCGATTGATTTTATATCCCAGCCTGCGCAGATGGTTCCTCATGGAGCGACTGCCCCATGTGGGTGTTTTTAGATACTGTTTATCGATGAGTTCCATCAGTTTTAAGTCTTCGGGCTTTATCGGTTTCTTTTTATAGTAATACGTGGATCGATTGATATTCAGCAGTGGGCATTGTCGGAAGATACTCAGATTCTGGCAGGCAGGATCGACCATTCCCTGCCGCTGTTTGCGTTTCAGAAACCGAGTTTGCGTGATAAAAAATCGTTTTCAACCTTCAGTTGTCCGATTTGCCGGTGAAGTTCATCAATCTTAGCATCCACCTGTTTGCGAGATTTATTGCCTTTGCCAAATGAGTCGGCGGCATTTTAAACCAGAGCTCGCTTCCAGGCGGCGATCATAGTCGGATGTACGCCAAATCGTTGAGATAATTCTGCGGTTGTCTGTTCGTTTCTTAAAGCCGCTAACGCGACTTTGGCCTTGAATTCGGGACTATACTTTTTTCGCTTGTTGCTCATGTCAGCTCCTTTCTGTTTATGCTGACTCAGAGCTTAACACGTTGTACTAATTTGTCCAATTTTATGGGTCCACCGCCAGGTACATGAATTTTTTTTTGATGATAGTGTGTTTTTTTCTTCTGTTAGGAACAGCGAATGCCCAACACATGACCGAGGTGAATGTTAGATATGATTCTCGTTATTTTCCAGAATTTGTTTATGGCAGAGGAGGATCTGAGGGGCATTCGGGTGCATACATTCAAATTGTTGCTGGAATAGACGGATACAATGATTTCAGTAAAATCAGAGTTAAAGCCAAACATATAGCCAGTGACTTTGAGGTTAGCCTTGTAGAACAACCCTCTGCATGTATTGGAGGATGGCCTTTTGATAATGTTGATCAATACTTTGTTATTTGGCTTCGACCAGATCAATCGTGAATGACAGGTAAATGGAGAATTATTTTAAAATACGAGAAAAATGGTACAAAAGAAAAAGAGACAAAGGCCGTTATGGTTCCTCGTTTCAACTTTCCACCAGAGCCAACGGGGATTCAGCTTGCGAATTGGAATGGAAAAACTTGGATTGTTTGGAATAGAATTGGAGATCCGGGTAATTCTGGAAAACACGTTGAGTACCGAATTGCCCATTTTACAACACCTGCCCCGCATTGCATGGACGACTGGTTAGTTATTCAGGAGGGAGGACCAACGTATTATGAGTTGTGGAGCGGCAACAGAATTGCAGTGGAACTTCCCACTAATTGGGTATCAGGAGATTTAATAAGAATTGAGAACAGGGTTTACGACGACATGGATGGAGTCTATCGAAATGACAGGGGAACCAGATTTTTCTTTTTGCCCTAAATGGATTGATGAAATGTTTTAAGGATCTTTGTCTACACGAAGGTAAAATCATCCAAAAGGCAGGGTCAGAAATTGACTCTGCCTTTCGTCTTTGCCCTACCTTTCATTAAAAAATATTATCCAATATACACCATCTCACGGCCTTTTAAAACCGCATGATAAATCAATACAAATAATATCTTATGATTATTGATGTTTTGTTTTTACAGGTTGGATATACGGTTGGAAATTGTATTTTCAGACATGAAAAAAGGGCTTACAATTTCTTGTAACCCCTTTATTAAGTAGTGGCGGCGACGATCCCGCTTTTCGGCGGGAAACTCGCGACCTTCCCGTCAGGACTGACGGGAAGGTCTAACCAGTTTTTCAATGAATATTTTGCTTTTACGGTTTTTTACGTATGCTTCTCTTTGTTTTCATCTCTAAACGCTCTGATTTAATTTCCTAAGCCCTTTTTTCAGCTCAATCATAAGTAGCTCCTTGAGTCCTCATTTGAAGAAGTTGTTGAAATAGGATATGGGGTCGGTCACTCGTATTTTACCCTTGTCATAGGGTCTCTTTATTTCCGCAACAATCTGTATGGCCTTTTTGGGGTTAAAGTTGTTTTGTCAACCTGCCGGGGACCTCCTACTAAAACCATCTTTCTTTTCAGATCATTCAGAATATGTGATGCTATATAGCGCATATGTCTATTTTACCCATAGTTCCAAAACAGCCAAGGCTATTTTGGATTCAAGGTACAGAAATAAAAAACTCCACCGGCATTTTAGATGAACCTGATGGGGTTATATATATCAAATCCTAGCCTCAGGCAGAAAAAAGATTTACCCATTAAAAAGTGCGAAAGGTTCTTGACACTACCATAATCAAGAATTTTCCCCATTGCCCATAGCTCAAATATGATCTGCAATTCTCCACCACTTTAAATCTGAAAGCGCTATCATATACGACTGCCAGCACAAAATAATTTACCCTGAATTGTCCCCTTTTTATGGTGGGGATAGTTGTGGGGACGGCAAAAAATAGCCATTAAAAAAGGGCTCACAATTTCTTGCAAACCCTTTATTTAGTAGTAGCGGGGACGACGAGACTCGAACTCGTGACCTTCCCGTCAGGACTGACGGGACGTTCTAACCAGTGCAATCCTTAATCAAGGTTTTTATATAATCTTTATTCTTTCTACGTTTAATTGCATTTTCTCTTTTCATTGCACTGGATCTGTCCGGATGTTCTTCATGGTAAACCAACTTCCAGGGGCGCTTTGGTTTAGTATATTTTGTACGGCCCTGGTTGTGACGTTCAATCCGGGATTGCAAATCCTGTGTTGAACCGACATAGTAGGTTCCATCCTTAAAGCTTTTCAGTATGTAAACATAATAAGCCATAAAAAGAAAAGGCCTGTCACTTATGATATATGACAAGCCTTGTTGATTACTGGCGGGGACGACGAGACTCGAACTCGCGACCTCCGGCGTGACAGGCCGGCGTTCTAACCAAAACTGAACTACGCCCCCGAATGATAATGTGGTAAAATATTAATAAATTAAATCAGTAAATCTTAACTCGCGATCTTCCCGTCAGTCCTGACGGGACGTTCTAACCATAACTGAACTATGCCCCCTAAACGAGGGATATGGTAGGCGGAACAGGGCTTGAACCTGTGACCCTCGGCTTGTAAGGCCGATGCTCTCCCAACTGAGCTACCCGCCCGTGAAAATATCTGCCACTTTATTGTAGCTTGTGAGTGAAACAGGCTTGAACCTGTGACTCTCCCGTCTGGAAAGACGGGATGCTCTCCCAACTGAGCTACCCGCCCCTGATTTCTTTTTAGCGTTTCCGCCGAAAAGACTGTTTTGCTAACAACTAAACAAAATAAAGTCAAGCTTAATTTATATTAAAGACGTTCTTTGTTCCGCCTCGTCTGCCACTATCTCAAGTGGCATGTCATTTTTCTGAAAAAGTGTATCCTCTTCGCCCCGAATCAGAGCCAGAGTAAGGACCTCGTCCATGTGCTCAACCGGAAAAATATCGATATGCTTGGATATGCTTTTGGGGATATCTTTTAAATCTTTTTCATTTTCCTTGGGAATAATGACCTTTTTAATTCCTCCGCTGTGAGCGGCCAGAAATTTTTCCTTTAAACCGCCGATGGGAAGTATACGACCCCTTAGGGTAATCTCACCGGTCATGGCAAGGTCGCGATGAACCGGCCGCTTGGTCAATGCCGACACAATTGATGTGCACATTGAAATACCTGCCGAAGGGCCGTCTTTAGGAATCGCCCCTTCAGGGATATGAATATGCATATCATACTTTCGGTAAAACTTCTTGTCGATCATAAGGCTATCCGAACGTGAACGCACATAGCTAACCGCAGCCTGGGCGGATTCTTTCATCACATCTCCCAATTTGCCGGTGACGGTAAGCTTTCCCTTGCCCGGCATGATCAGGGTTTCGATACAAAGGAGTTCTCCGCCCACCTGTGTCCAGGCCAGTCCGGTAACAATTCCTATTTGGTCCGTCTCTTCTATCTGCCCCTCTCTGAAACGATAGGGCCCTAAATATTTTTGCACAGTTCTTGCGGTAATTTTATTTTCTCTGTCGTCATTATTTTTAACCACTTTACGGGCAATTTTTCGGCAAATGGAAGATATTTCCCGCTCCAGATTTCTTACTCCTGCTTCGCGCGTATATCGATGGATAATCGAATAAATTGCTTTTCTGTTATACTGCACATTTTTATCCGCCAGTCCGTTAGCTTCAATTTGCTTGGGAACCAGAAAGTCTTTGGCGATATTATATTTTTCATAGTCGGTATATCCTGACAGACGGATGATTTCCATCCGGTCCTGCAGAGGAAGCGGTATTTCCGGCAGGGTGTTGGCGGTGGTGATAAAAAGGATATCGGAAAGATCATAGTCCACATCCAGATAGTGGTCGTTAAAACTAAAGTTTTGTTCAGGATCAAGCACTTCTAACAGA is a genomic window of Thermodesulfobacteriota bacterium containing:
- a CDS encoding PaaI family thioesterase, whose amino-acid sequence is MDNHIKTGIKQLHNRDDHMCFGCGPANPSGLRMKFFSDDKSVFSWVKVPDHLVGWDNLVHGGILSTMLDEIMSWSAIYLLKKMILTKSMTIDFIKPVYHGMELKIAGNVFEKKSERQAVMQGRIYNEEGVLCTESKGIYVLFEPKVAKKLNMLSEKALKDFEPILKATHMTGSEKLS
- the yhbY gene encoding ribosome assembly RNA-binding protein YhbY, whose protein sequence is MKKLNGQQKKYLRGLAHNLKPVVLIGQSGLPGPVIKAIDEALVAHELIKIKCNAHKEKESKKDMAMTIENSTHSQLVGIVGHTIIFFRQNIDPEKQKIHFPQRSDND
- a CDS encoding lysophospholipid acyltransferase family protein, with the translated sequence MVIFCIIVFGMILFSTKTIYPAIRIMARMQLLIMGVNLRTLGVENVDPNHSYIFMGNHESLFDIFTLPAAFPKYWVGVEAASHFSLPLFGYLTRKWGNIPIQRKNITEAVKALEKAKQVIKSGTSIIILPEGHRTLTGKIGSFKKGPFHLAREAKADILPFAFNGLYEFNNKNSWHLHPQTVSVIFGKPIPYASFKDLAIDTLKEQVRNKMIKLKTLYR
- a CDS encoding diacylglycerol kinase family lipid kinase is translated as MKIALVLNPRIGAKKAKNLMKLAEKRLKEANIRFNVFVTQYHGHAAEIMKHISLAEYDGIVSVGGDGTNYHLLNGLLKYHHDTELPSLGIIPAGRGNSFARDLEIFTEEDGFAALCRGTTMAVDVCRFTQGEDVYFFVNLMGLGFVTDVAQTAARFGWTGDLSYIIGVLYRTMNLKFHSLEMEIDGQNISAKNCFVEICNSRFTGGKMLMAPGAKIDDGLFDVVVLSPLSRTNLISTFPKIFKGTHGENPAVLFYQAKTVSIRTTPGKTLLPDGEIFGATPTQVTILSGRVRYFS
- a CDS encoding GIY-YIG nuclease family protein, producing the protein MAYYVYILKSFKDGTYYVGSTQDLQSRIERHNQGRTKYTKPKRPWKLVYHEEHPDRSSAMKRENAIKRRKNKDYIKTLIKDCTG